A genome region from Myripristis murdjan chromosome 16, fMyrMur1.1, whole genome shotgun sequence includes the following:
- the leng9 gene encoding leukocyte receptor cluster member 9 isoform X2, with protein sequence MASGVSPSGSPREQSHGSPASSSNPSSSDPEDPAGPNAGTDTPDTTAATESAEQGEDGVTVCQFFLMGKCHFAHRCRLSHSPSSDDPGAGLPDQDDMKDEEKVDKNKKRKGKGTKAAKPKYTEGKELNKKPRMRTADDVISRILWDPSVEASEFVVGYVDRFLGVLERPFSEFNWDTNPCDCDYSAELALPRHRIQYFLYRGHRVWDRNSRTDRVFGSTGQSLAPPFGGEEEVKKTSTNDTEELKLETLTLMQEITQDQLSTVSGQVESERQECAHTESTHLEEEKQNEMNIHTHESTQAPLKFTGTTHQGQQEAGGESSAVEEAADGLLISTDQRDRETGKQEGQEETLEEWKEDWEDDEESARCHLGVFQSSSAPVEQRENKRGGRPPKKRPTHFITFKANTPAILSCFQQLQEELITLLPSSAPYWVTPPSLHVTLCLLVLPGPAEVAAAGETLRRFAHLDRNPPVAVSFPLKLKHFNGKVLFLSPQPQLHLQQLNSGLQEAYREKGVLHRDSFNPRYHLTLAKVDADGDRIFEGVGDLKVGKGLNFGRLPVNTLHLCAMGMREDGFYETLCTVTLR encoded by the exons ATGGCGTCAGGTGTGTCGCCCTCAGGTTCACCCAGGGAGCAGAGTCATGGGAGCCCAGCCAGCTCCAGTAACCCATCCAGCTCTGACCCTGAGGACCCAGCTGGGCCCAACGCTGGCACAGACACCCCAGACACCACCGCAG CGACAGAGTCAGCAGAACAGGGGGAGGATGGAGTCACTGTGTGCCAGTTTTTCCTGATGGGAAAGTGCCATTTTGCCCACAGATGTCGTCTGTCTCACAG CCCATCATCAGATGACCCCGGTGCTGGTTTGCCGGACCAAGATGACATGAAGGATGAAGAAAAAgtggacaaaaacaagaagaggaaAGGCAAAGGCACCAAAGCAGCAAAACCAAAATATACTGAGGGAAAAG AGTTGAATAAAAAGCCTCGCATGCGCACAGCAGACGATGTCATCTCCAGGATCCTGTGGGATCCGTCAGTGGAGGCATCAGAATTTGTAGTGGGATATGTGGACCGCTTCCTCGGGGTGCTGGAACGCCCCTTCTCTGAGTTCAACTGGGACACCAACCCGTGCGATTGTGACTACTCTGCTGAACTGGCCCTGCCCAGGCACAGGATCCAGTATTTCCTCTACAGAGGGCACCGCGTGTGGGACCGCAACAGCAGGACTGACAGGGTCTTTGGCTCCACTGGTCAATCTCTGGCTCCCCCCTttggaggggaagaggaagTAAAGA aaacAAGCACAAATGACACAGAAGAATTAAAGTTAGAAACACTAACTTTAATGCAAGAAATAACACAAGACCAGCTGTCTACTGTCAGTGGGCAGGTAGAGAGCGAAAGGCAGGAGTGTGCCCACACTGAAAGCACACATCTGGAGGAAGAGAAGCAGAATGAGATGAATATTCACACCCATGAGTCAACACAAGCGCCTCTAAAGTTTACAGGGACCACTCATCAGGGACAACAGGAAGCAGGAGGAGAATCGTCAGCTGTGGAGGAGGCTGCAGATGG ACTTTTGATTTCGACCGaccaaagagacagagagacaggaaaacaagaggGCCAGGAAGAGACATTGGAAGAATGGAAGGAAGATTGGGAAGATGATGAAGAATCAGCTCGG TGTCATCTTGGGGTCTTTCAGAGTTCTTCAGCGCCtgtggagcagagagaaaacaagcgTGGTGGTCGGCCCCCTAAAAAACGACCCACCCACTTCATCACCTTCAAGGCCAACACCCCTGCCATCCTGTCCTGTTTCCAGCAGCTACAGGAGGAACTCATCACCCTTCTCCCCTCTTCTGCCCCTTATTGGGTGACCCCCCCCAGCCTCCATGTCACACTGTGCCTCCTGGTGCTGCCTGGCCCAGCTGAGGTGGCCGCCGCAGGAGAGACTCTCCGACGCTTTGCCCATCTGGATCGCAACCCCCCAGTGGCTGTGTCCTTCCCCCTGAAGCTGAAACATTTCAACGGGAAGGTGCTCTTCCTGAGCCCACAGCCTCAGCTgcacctgcagcagctcaaCAGTGGCCTGCAGGAGGCCTACAGGGAGAAGGGCGTGCTGCACAGAGACTCCTTCAACCCACGCTACCACCTCACACTGGCCAAGGTGGACGCAGACGGGGACAGGATttttgagggggtgggggaCTTGAAGGTCGGTAAAGGTTTAAATTTTGGCCGTTTGCCTGTGAACACCCTGCACCTGTGTGCCATGGGCATGAGAGAAGATGGTTTTTATGAGACCTTGTGTACAGTCACCCTTCGATGA
- the leng9 gene encoding leukocyte receptor cluster member 9 isoform X1 encodes MASGVSPSGSPREQSHGSPASSSNPSSSDPEDPAGPNAGTDTPDTTAATESAEQGEDGVTVCQFFLMGKCHFAHRCRLSHSNPSSDDPGAGLPDQDDMKDEEKVDKNKKRKGKGTKAAKPKYTEGKELNKKPRMRTADDVISRILWDPSVEASEFVVGYVDRFLGVLERPFSEFNWDTNPCDCDYSAELALPRHRIQYFLYRGHRVWDRNSRTDRVFGSTGQSLAPPFGGEEEVKKTSTNDTEELKLETLTLMQEITQDQLSTVSGQVESERQECAHTESTHLEEEKQNEMNIHTHESTQAPLKFTGTTHQGQQEAGGESSAVEEAADGLLISTDQRDRETGKQEGQEETLEEWKEDWEDDEESARCHLGVFQSSSAPVEQRENKRGGRPPKKRPTHFITFKANTPAILSCFQQLQEELITLLPSSAPYWVTPPSLHVTLCLLVLPGPAEVAAAGETLRRFAHLDRNPPVAVSFPLKLKHFNGKVLFLSPQPQLHLQQLNSGLQEAYREKGVLHRDSFNPRYHLTLAKVDADGDRIFEGVGDLKVGKGLNFGRLPVNTLHLCAMGMREDGFYETLCTVTLR; translated from the exons ATGGCGTCAGGTGTGTCGCCCTCAGGTTCACCCAGGGAGCAGAGTCATGGGAGCCCAGCCAGCTCCAGTAACCCATCCAGCTCTGACCCTGAGGACCCAGCTGGGCCCAACGCTGGCACAGACACCCCAGACACCACCGCAG CGACAGAGTCAGCAGAACAGGGGGAGGATGGAGTCACTGTGTGCCAGTTTTTCCTGATGGGAAAGTGCCATTTTGCCCACAGATGTCGTCTGTCTCACAG CAACCCATCATCAGATGACCCCGGTGCTGGTTTGCCGGACCAAGATGACATGAAGGATGAAGAAAAAgtggacaaaaacaagaagaggaaAGGCAAAGGCACCAAAGCAGCAAAACCAAAATATACTGAGGGAAAAG AGTTGAATAAAAAGCCTCGCATGCGCACAGCAGACGATGTCATCTCCAGGATCCTGTGGGATCCGTCAGTGGAGGCATCAGAATTTGTAGTGGGATATGTGGACCGCTTCCTCGGGGTGCTGGAACGCCCCTTCTCTGAGTTCAACTGGGACACCAACCCGTGCGATTGTGACTACTCTGCTGAACTGGCCCTGCCCAGGCACAGGATCCAGTATTTCCTCTACAGAGGGCACCGCGTGTGGGACCGCAACAGCAGGACTGACAGGGTCTTTGGCTCCACTGGTCAATCTCTGGCTCCCCCCTttggaggggaagaggaagTAAAGA aaacAAGCACAAATGACACAGAAGAATTAAAGTTAGAAACACTAACTTTAATGCAAGAAATAACACAAGACCAGCTGTCTACTGTCAGTGGGCAGGTAGAGAGCGAAAGGCAGGAGTGTGCCCACACTGAAAGCACACATCTGGAGGAAGAGAAGCAGAATGAGATGAATATTCACACCCATGAGTCAACACAAGCGCCTCTAAAGTTTACAGGGACCACTCATCAGGGACAACAGGAAGCAGGAGGAGAATCGTCAGCTGTGGAGGAGGCTGCAGATGG ACTTTTGATTTCGACCGaccaaagagacagagagacaggaaaacaagaggGCCAGGAAGAGACATTGGAAGAATGGAAGGAAGATTGGGAAGATGATGAAGAATCAGCTCGG TGTCATCTTGGGGTCTTTCAGAGTTCTTCAGCGCCtgtggagcagagagaaaacaagcgTGGTGGTCGGCCCCCTAAAAAACGACCCACCCACTTCATCACCTTCAAGGCCAACACCCCTGCCATCCTGTCCTGTTTCCAGCAGCTACAGGAGGAACTCATCACCCTTCTCCCCTCTTCTGCCCCTTATTGGGTGACCCCCCCCAGCCTCCATGTCACACTGTGCCTCCTGGTGCTGCCTGGCCCAGCTGAGGTGGCCGCCGCAGGAGAGACTCTCCGACGCTTTGCCCATCTGGATCGCAACCCCCCAGTGGCTGTGTCCTTCCCCCTGAAGCTGAAACATTTCAACGGGAAGGTGCTCTTCCTGAGCCCACAGCCTCAGCTgcacctgcagcagctcaaCAGTGGCCTGCAGGAGGCCTACAGGGAGAAGGGCGTGCTGCACAGAGACTCCTTCAACCCACGCTACCACCTCACACTGGCCAAGGTGGACGCAGACGGGGACAGGATttttgagggggtgggggaCTTGAAGGTCGGTAAAGGTTTAAATTTTGGCCGTTTGCCTGTGAACACCCTGCACCTGTGTGCCATGGGCATGAGAGAAGATGGTTTTTATGAGACCTTGTGTACAGTCACCCTTCGATGA
- the leng9 gene encoding leukocyte receptor cluster member 9 isoform X3 → MASGVSPSGSPREQSHGSPASSSNPSSSDPEDPAGPNAGTDTPDTTAESAEQGEDGVTVCQFFLMGKCHFAHRCRLSHSNPSSDDPGAGLPDQDDMKDEEKVDKNKKRKGKGTKAAKPKYTEGKELNKKPRMRTADDVISRILWDPSVEASEFVVGYVDRFLGVLERPFSEFNWDTNPCDCDYSAELALPRHRIQYFLYRGHRVWDRNSRTDRVFGSTGQSLAPPFGGEEEVKKTSTNDTEELKLETLTLMQEITQDQLSTVSGQVESERQECAHTESTHLEEEKQNEMNIHTHESTQAPLKFTGTTHQGQQEAGGESSAVEEAADGLLISTDQRDRETGKQEGQEETLEEWKEDWEDDEESARCHLGVFQSSSAPVEQRENKRGGRPPKKRPTHFITFKANTPAILSCFQQLQEELITLLPSSAPYWVTPPSLHVTLCLLVLPGPAEVAAAGETLRRFAHLDRNPPVAVSFPLKLKHFNGKVLFLSPQPQLHLQQLNSGLQEAYREKGVLHRDSFNPRYHLTLAKVDADGDRIFEGVGDLKVGKGLNFGRLPVNTLHLCAMGMREDGFYETLCTVTLR, encoded by the exons ATGGCGTCAGGTGTGTCGCCCTCAGGTTCACCCAGGGAGCAGAGTCATGGGAGCCCAGCCAGCTCCAGTAACCCATCCAGCTCTGACCCTGAGGACCCAGCTGGGCCCAACGCTGGCACAGACACCCCAGACACCACCGCAG AGTCAGCAGAACAGGGGGAGGATGGAGTCACTGTGTGCCAGTTTTTCCTGATGGGAAAGTGCCATTTTGCCCACAGATGTCGTCTGTCTCACAG CAACCCATCATCAGATGACCCCGGTGCTGGTTTGCCGGACCAAGATGACATGAAGGATGAAGAAAAAgtggacaaaaacaagaagaggaaAGGCAAAGGCACCAAAGCAGCAAAACCAAAATATACTGAGGGAAAAG AGTTGAATAAAAAGCCTCGCATGCGCACAGCAGACGATGTCATCTCCAGGATCCTGTGGGATCCGTCAGTGGAGGCATCAGAATTTGTAGTGGGATATGTGGACCGCTTCCTCGGGGTGCTGGAACGCCCCTTCTCTGAGTTCAACTGGGACACCAACCCGTGCGATTGTGACTACTCTGCTGAACTGGCCCTGCCCAGGCACAGGATCCAGTATTTCCTCTACAGAGGGCACCGCGTGTGGGACCGCAACAGCAGGACTGACAGGGTCTTTGGCTCCACTGGTCAATCTCTGGCTCCCCCCTttggaggggaagaggaagTAAAGA aaacAAGCACAAATGACACAGAAGAATTAAAGTTAGAAACACTAACTTTAATGCAAGAAATAACACAAGACCAGCTGTCTACTGTCAGTGGGCAGGTAGAGAGCGAAAGGCAGGAGTGTGCCCACACTGAAAGCACACATCTGGAGGAAGAGAAGCAGAATGAGATGAATATTCACACCCATGAGTCAACACAAGCGCCTCTAAAGTTTACAGGGACCACTCATCAGGGACAACAGGAAGCAGGAGGAGAATCGTCAGCTGTGGAGGAGGCTGCAGATGG ACTTTTGATTTCGACCGaccaaagagacagagagacaggaaaacaagaggGCCAGGAAGAGACATTGGAAGAATGGAAGGAAGATTGGGAAGATGATGAAGAATCAGCTCGG TGTCATCTTGGGGTCTTTCAGAGTTCTTCAGCGCCtgtggagcagagagaaaacaagcgTGGTGGTCGGCCCCCTAAAAAACGACCCACCCACTTCATCACCTTCAAGGCCAACACCCCTGCCATCCTGTCCTGTTTCCAGCAGCTACAGGAGGAACTCATCACCCTTCTCCCCTCTTCTGCCCCTTATTGGGTGACCCCCCCCAGCCTCCATGTCACACTGTGCCTCCTGGTGCTGCCTGGCCCAGCTGAGGTGGCCGCCGCAGGAGAGACTCTCCGACGCTTTGCCCATCTGGATCGCAACCCCCCAGTGGCTGTGTCCTTCCCCCTGAAGCTGAAACATTTCAACGGGAAGGTGCTCTTCCTGAGCCCACAGCCTCAGCTgcacctgcagcagctcaaCAGTGGCCTGCAGGAGGCCTACAGGGAGAAGGGCGTGCTGCACAGAGACTCCTTCAACCCACGCTACCACCTCACACTGGCCAAGGTGGACGCAGACGGGGACAGGATttttgagggggtgggggaCTTGAAGGTCGGTAAAGGTTTAAATTTTGGCCGTTTGCCTGTGAACACCCTGCACCTGTGTGCCATGGGCATGAGAGAAGATGGTTTTTATGAGACCTTGTGTACAGTCACCCTTCGATGA
- the leng9 gene encoding leukocyte receptor cluster member 9 isoform X4, whose protein sequence is MASGVSPSGSPREQSHGSPASSSNPSSSDPEDPAGPNAGTDTPDTTAATESAEQGEDGVTVCQFFLMGKCHFAHRCRLSHSNPSSDDPGAGLPDQDDMKDEEKVDKNKKRKGKGTKAAKPKYTEGKELNKKPRMRTADDVISRILWDPSVEASEFVVGYVDRFLGVLERPFSEFNWDTNPCDCDYSAELALPRHRIQYFLYRGHRVWDRNSRTDRVFGSTGQSLAPPFGGEEEVKKTSTNDTEELKLETLTLMQEITQDQLSTVSGQVESERQECAHTESTHLEEEKQNEMNIHTHESTQAPLKFTGTTHQGQQEAGGESSAVEEAADGLLISTDQRDRETGKQEGQEETLEEWKEDWEDDEESARSSSAPVEQRENKRGGRPPKKRPTHFITFKANTPAILSCFQQLQEELITLLPSSAPYWVTPPSLHVTLCLLVLPGPAEVAAAGETLRRFAHLDRNPPVAVSFPLKLKHFNGKVLFLSPQPQLHLQQLNSGLQEAYREKGVLHRDSFNPRYHLTLAKVDADGDRIFEGVGDLKVGKGLNFGRLPVNTLHLCAMGMREDGFYETLCTVTLR, encoded by the exons ATGGCGTCAGGTGTGTCGCCCTCAGGTTCACCCAGGGAGCAGAGTCATGGGAGCCCAGCCAGCTCCAGTAACCCATCCAGCTCTGACCCTGAGGACCCAGCTGGGCCCAACGCTGGCACAGACACCCCAGACACCACCGCAG CGACAGAGTCAGCAGAACAGGGGGAGGATGGAGTCACTGTGTGCCAGTTTTTCCTGATGGGAAAGTGCCATTTTGCCCACAGATGTCGTCTGTCTCACAG CAACCCATCATCAGATGACCCCGGTGCTGGTTTGCCGGACCAAGATGACATGAAGGATGAAGAAAAAgtggacaaaaacaagaagaggaaAGGCAAAGGCACCAAAGCAGCAAAACCAAAATATACTGAGGGAAAAG AGTTGAATAAAAAGCCTCGCATGCGCACAGCAGACGATGTCATCTCCAGGATCCTGTGGGATCCGTCAGTGGAGGCATCAGAATTTGTAGTGGGATATGTGGACCGCTTCCTCGGGGTGCTGGAACGCCCCTTCTCTGAGTTCAACTGGGACACCAACCCGTGCGATTGTGACTACTCTGCTGAACTGGCCCTGCCCAGGCACAGGATCCAGTATTTCCTCTACAGAGGGCACCGCGTGTGGGACCGCAACAGCAGGACTGACAGGGTCTTTGGCTCCACTGGTCAATCTCTGGCTCCCCCCTttggaggggaagaggaagTAAAGA aaacAAGCACAAATGACACAGAAGAATTAAAGTTAGAAACACTAACTTTAATGCAAGAAATAACACAAGACCAGCTGTCTACTGTCAGTGGGCAGGTAGAGAGCGAAAGGCAGGAGTGTGCCCACACTGAAAGCACACATCTGGAGGAAGAGAAGCAGAATGAGATGAATATTCACACCCATGAGTCAACACAAGCGCCTCTAAAGTTTACAGGGACCACTCATCAGGGACAACAGGAAGCAGGAGGAGAATCGTCAGCTGTGGAGGAGGCTGCAGATGG ACTTTTGATTTCGACCGaccaaagagacagagagacaggaaaacaagaggGCCAGGAAGAGACATTGGAAGAATGGAAGGAAGATTGGGAAGATGATGAAGAATCAGCTCGG AGTTCTTCAGCGCCtgtggagcagagagaaaacaagcgTGGTGGTCGGCCCCCTAAAAAACGACCCACCCACTTCATCACCTTCAAGGCCAACACCCCTGCCATCCTGTCCTGTTTCCAGCAGCTACAGGAGGAACTCATCACCCTTCTCCCCTCTTCTGCCCCTTATTGGGTGACCCCCCCCAGCCTCCATGTCACACTGTGCCTCCTGGTGCTGCCTGGCCCAGCTGAGGTGGCCGCCGCAGGAGAGACTCTCCGACGCTTTGCCCATCTGGATCGCAACCCCCCAGTGGCTGTGTCCTTCCCCCTGAAGCTGAAACATTTCAACGGGAAGGTGCTCTTCCTGAGCCCACAGCCTCAGCTgcacctgcagcagctcaaCAGTGGCCTGCAGGAGGCCTACAGGGAGAAGGGCGTGCTGCACAGAGACTCCTTCAACCCACGCTACCACCTCACACTGGCCAAGGTGGACGCAGACGGGGACAGGATttttgagggggtgggggaCTTGAAGGTCGGTAAAGGTTTAAATTTTGGCCGTTTGCCTGTGAACACCCTGCACCTGTGTGCCATGGGCATGAGAGAAGATGGTTTTTATGAGACCTTGTGTACAGTCACCCTTCGATGA